The Rickettsiales bacterium genome segment AGAGCATTTTAATCTGTTCTTGAAAGAATGTGAGTGGAGGTTTAATATGGGCACACCAAGTGACTTACTGGCAGACCTGAAAAAGTTGCTCAAAGAATATTATTAGGTGTCAGCCCCAATATTAATTATTCATTAAATGGCGCACTGAGTTCGCTGACTCACTTTAAGGGCTTCTTTATCATCTGGACGAGTTTTGTTTCTGCTAGGAGGTAATGTGGTCGTGCACATTAATCTAGGGTCTTTTACTTTTTATTTCTGAGGCAATTATTAATGCCCCAACTATAATCGCAATTGACGTATATCCGATAGAGTCAGCGATATCAGAAGAAACAAAATATCACTTATAATCTAGTAGCCATAGCGACTGTTAGTTAGACGTCCTGTCCGCCATTTATTTAACGCTGCCAGCTTCGGCAGTATAACTTAGCGCTCCCTCAAACCCCTCGAACATCTTGCTATCGGTTCCGGTCATCCAGCTTTGGCAATTGAGCTCGTTTAGGGTTTCGAAGAGGGCTTTGCGGCGCGATGGATCTAGGTGAGCGACGACTTCATCTAGCAGGAGAATGGGCAGGCGTTGCTGGCGGTATTTCATCGCTTGGACTTGTGCTAGCAGCAGCGACAGCATGAGCGCCTTTTGTTCGCCGGTGGAACAATAGGCTGCCTCTACGCCTTTAGGCTCAAAAATAACTTCAAGTTCTGTTTTATGCGCGCCATGGCTCGCGCGGCCTGTTTTTGCATCTTCATTACGGCTACTTGCCAGCGAAGCCATTAGTTTTTCTTCAATCTCAATGGCAGGAAAGAGCGCCTCCTGCAGCGCGGTTTCCGCAAAGCCTTTTAAGGATAGCTTGGCTTTCGGGAAAGCCTCATGCAACTCGTCAATGGCGTAAGAGAGCGCCTCTAACATTTCCAAGCGAGTCGCAGCAATTGCCAGCGAAGTTTCAGCCATTTTGCGTTCAAGCGAGCTGAGCCATGTTTGGTCCCCCCTGCCTGAACTTAGAAGCTTTGCTCGCTCCCTGCGCAAATAATCATATTTGGCAATGTGAGTGCTGTGGTCTGGCAAAAACACACTGCAAAGGCGGTCATAATAATGGCGACGTTCAGAGTTTCCTTGGGTGAACAAACCATCCATTTGCGGCGTTTGCCAGAGTACGGCGAAATGCTGGGAGAGTTCGGCCTGGCCTTTTAGCGGTTCGCCATCAATGCGCATGATGCGCTTATCTTCACGAGAGGGCTGTTGGCCGGTACCGAACCTAACCCTGCCTTGGGCCGTTTCAACATCAGCGGCAACGCCCCACCCTATTTGTTGAGTCACCGGTTGATGTTGTAGCTGCACGAGCTTGGCATAGCGCAACCCGCGCCCTGGCATTAACAGAGAAATCGCTTCAAGCAGGTTTGTTTTCCCAGCACCGTTAGCGCCGGTTAAAATAACCGACTTTCCCGCACTCTCCAAGGAGAGCGAGCCGTAATTGCGAAAATAGGTGAGCGTTAGGGAATGAACGCAAAGCCTTGCTTCTCGCGAGAGCGAGGCGCTAGCAGTTGCGTCTAAACTCACACGCGCATCGGCATGATAACGTAAACTGCACCAACATCGCCTGGGTCACGCACAAGTGCTGGAGCCGTTGATTCAGCGAGCACGAACTGTACCGTCTCACCC includes the following:
- a CDS encoding IS1595 family transposase — protein: EHFNLFLKECEWRFNMGTPSDLLADLKKLLKEYY
- the recF gene encoding DNA replication/repair protein RecF — encoded protein: MSLDATASASLSREARLCVHSLTLTYFRNYGSLSLESAGKSVILTGANGAGKTNLLEAISLLMPGRGLRYAKLVQLQHQPVTQQIGWGVAADVETAQGRVRFGTGQQPSREDKRIMRIDGEPLKGQAELSQHFAVLWQTPQMDGLFTQGNSERRHYYDRLCSVFLPDHSTHIAKYDYLRRERAKLLSSGRGDQTWLSSLERKMAETSLAIAATRLEMLEALSYAIDELHEAFPKAKLSLKGFAETALQEALFPAIEIEEKLMASLASSRNEDAKTGRASHGAHKTELEVIFEPKGVEAAYCSTGEQKALMLSLLLAQVQAMKYRQQRLPILLLDEVVAHLDPSRRKALFETLNELNCQSWMTGTDSKMFEGFEGALSYTAEAGSVK